The Flammeovirga pectinis genomic interval ACCAACGATTTCAACTATTTTCATCTGATTTTTTATTATAAAAGTAAAACATGTATTAACGCTTTGGTACTTGATCTTCCTTTACCCGAAAGTAGGATCCCATCCCAAAACATGCTTAACAAAGATTTCCTTAGAGGGAAATCAGCGTGCAAAGGTACATATATTATTTTATAAAATGAAATATCTGTTTAACCTTATTAGCACAAAAAAGGCTATTTACCAACAAGTTATGATGATAAATAGCCTTATATAAAAAATTCTCGACTTATCTTATTAGATAAATAGAGAACTAATTGATTCGTGATCTTGAATCTTTCTAATTGCTTTAGCAAATAACTCTGCTACAGAAAGAACATGAATTTTTTCCCTGTTCTCTACCTGTAACGTATCTGTTACTACTAATTCTTCTAATACAGAAGCAGCTACTCTATCGTATGCAGGGCCAGAAAGTACACCGTGTGTACAAATTGCTCTTACAGACTTAGCACCTTTTTCCATAATAATCTCTGCAGCATTACACAAAGTTCCAGCAGTATCTGCAAGGTCATCAATAAGAATTACGTTCTTATCTTTAACATCACCAATAACTTGCATAGAGGCAACTTCATTAGCTCTTTCGCGATGCTTATCACACATTACGATGTCTGCTTTAAAGTGCTTTGCATAAGATCTTGCTCTTTTTGCACCCCCAACATCAGGAGAAGCAAAAGTAAGGTTATCTAAACCTAAGCTCTCAATGTAAGGAACAAAAATTGGTGAACTTTGAAGGTGAACAACTGGGATATCGAAGAAACCTTGAATTTGATCTGCATGAAGTTCACATGTTACAACACGTGTTGCTCCAGCTGCAGTTAAAAGGTTTGCAATCAATTTTGCTCCAATTCCCACTCTAGGCTTGTCTTTTCTATCTTGACGTGCATATCCGAAATATGGTAGTAAGACAGTAACAGTTTGTGCCGATGCTCTTTTAGCAGCATCAATCAACAACAATAATTCTAATAAATTATCTGCTGGTG includes:
- a CDS encoding ribose-phosphate pyrophosphokinase, with product MSSVKIFSASGTEYLASKIAHSYGKSLGDVVLQRFSDGEISTHFNESVRGCDVFIIQSTCPPADNLLELLLLIDAAKRASAQTVTVLLPYFGYARQDRKDKPRVGIGAKLIANLLTAAGATRVVTCELHADQIQGFFDIPVVHLQSSPIFVPYIESLGLDNLTFASPDVGGAKRARSYAKHFKADIVMCDKHRERANEVASMQVIGDVKDKNVILIDDLADTAGTLCNAAEIIMEKGAKSVRAICTHGVLSGPAYDRVAASVLEELVVTDTLQVENREKIHVLSVAELFAKAIRKIQDHESISSLFI